Proteins encoded by one window of Dreissena polymorpha isolate Duluth1 chromosome 11, UMN_Dpol_1.0, whole genome shotgun sequence:
- the LOC127849586 gene encoding uncharacterized protein LOC127849586, which yields MADGGGFTEHGSVHSRQALFQYEHFSAETCTLMNCLGYGPQIRGARINAYKAYGRYLTAITRSQPTFITTGSKAEGLTGYLNGDTFITTGSKAEGITCPLESDIDLIRVTDTVICLEDGVDSSTIPAEINILRSCRRMSYHGHCILLLERYGTKIPIHMDDALCDDGYGRTLLSSDLYVNELLKRKPYEGEVQHERAGPSTPATIAGKWHRDLVLALHFYCPSILTRWATRPRNWPEPNIVQEVLSLGAFVTPVGYKGSAYEHVEWRMCFNSGENVLANNLNDTQVKLYILLKMVKKDVLKPSKKEVTSFTVKNIVLWIAENNPQSLFHDRSLLHWLHKGLDALRVAIIKLELPYYMIPERNLLAGCDLDYKQQRTWIATINDMIDEGPRVILRLPKIRQALIAHPEPLRRFSSWKIELEMLELICQNRIEKAVLFQAARARQKAILREVRQRMISEGGLVNDLDTMFDRILM from the exons ATGGCTGATGGCGGAGGGTTCACCGAACATGGCAGTGTGCACAGCCGCCAAGCTCTG TTTCAGTATGAACATTTCTCTGCAGAGACCTGTACTCTGATGAATTGTCTTGGCTATGGGCCTCAGATACGAGGGGCTCGAATAAACGCCTACAAGGCGTACGGCAGATATTTGACTGCAATCACACGTAGTCAGCCAACGTTTATCACTACGGGTAGCAAAGCTGAGGGTCTGACTGGCTACCTGAATGGTGATACGTTTATCACTACGGGTAGCAAAGCTGAGGGCATTACTTGCCCCTTGGAGAGTGATATAGATTTAATTCGTGTTACAGATACTGTCATCTGTTTAGAAGATGGTGTTGATTCAAGTACCATTCCGGCAGAGATAAACATACTGAGATCATGCAGACGTATGAGTTACCATGGGCACTGTATACTGCTACTAGAGAGATATggaacaaagattccaattcatATGGACGATGCCTTGTGTGATGATGGATATGGTCGCACACTATTGAGCAGTGACTTATATGTTAATGAGTTGTTGAAACGTAAACCCTATGAAGGCGAAGTTCAACACGAGCGTGCTGGACCGTCAACGCCTGCTACAATTGCTGGAAAATGGCACCGGGATTTGGTACTTGCACTACATTTCTACTGCCCAAGCATTCTCACAAGATGGGCGACAAGACCTCGCAATTGGCCCGAACCTAACATTGTTCAGGAGGTTTTATCACTTGGTGCATTTGTTACTCCTGTTGGATATAAAGGCAGTGCTTATGAACATGTTGAATGGAGAATGTGTTTCAACTCTGGAGAAAACGTACTTGCAAACAATCTAAATGACACTCAGGTAAAACtctatatcttattaaaaatggtGAAGAAAGATGTTTTAAAACCAAGTAAAAAAGAGGTTACATCGTTCACGGtaaaaaacattgtattatggATAGCAGAAAATAACCCTCAGTCATTGTTTCATGACAGAAGTCTGTTACACTGGCTGCATAAAGGATTGGATGCGTTAAGAGTTGCTATAATTAAGTTGGAGCTTCCCTATTACATGATTCCAGAAAGAAATCTACTGGCAGGTTGTGATCTGGATTATAAACAGCAGCGTACTTGGATAGCTACTATTAATGATATGATAGATGAAGGTCCGCGGGTTATCCTTAGGCTACCAAAGATACGACAAGCCCTAATCGCACATCCTGAACCACTACGACGGTTCAGCAGTTGGAAAATAGAGTTGGAGATGCTGGAGCTGATATGCCAGAACAGAATCGAGAAAGCTGTTTTATTTCAGGCAGCACGGGCACGTCAGAAGGCGATTTTGAGGGAAGTTAGACAGAGAATGATAAGTGAGGGGGGTCTTGTTAATGATCTAGATACTATGTTCGATCGTATATTGATGTAA